A section of the Bradyrhizobium oligotrophicum S58 genome encodes:
- a CDS encoding zinc-dependent alcohol dehydrogenase family protein, whose amino-acid sequence MRCYELQGPGGIDALALVDKPVPQPGRGEVLVRLTAASLNYRDLLTVKGGYGSRQKFPLVPLSDGAGVVEAVGESVTALAPGDRIIGSFFESWIGGEPSEARMRAALGGAVDGTLTEYRIFPAHALVRTPAHLTDIEAATLPCAGVTAWSAVVKLGGIRPGQTVLTQGTGGVSIAALQIAKMAGARVIATSSSEAKIERLKAMGADVVMNYRTTTDWGRKAREITGQGVDLVVEVGGVGTLNESIRATRIGGTIAFIGVLAGAPASELRLPLMVMQQQRLQGVTVGSVEDLQALANALALHQVKPVVDRVFPFTGAREAFHYMSSGTHFGKVAIAIG is encoded by the coding sequence ATGAGATGCTATGAGCTGCAGGGCCCGGGCGGGATCGATGCGCTCGCGCTGGTCGACAAGCCCGTGCCGCAGCCCGGGCGCGGCGAGGTGCTGGTGCGGCTGACGGCGGCGAGCCTCAACTACCGTGACCTGCTGACCGTGAAGGGCGGCTACGGCTCGCGGCAGAAGTTTCCGCTGGTGCCGCTGTCGGACGGCGCGGGCGTGGTCGAGGCTGTCGGCGAGAGCGTGACGGCGTTGGCGCCGGGCGACCGCATCATCGGCAGCTTCTTCGAGAGCTGGATCGGCGGCGAGCCAAGCGAGGCCAGGATGCGCGCGGCGCTCGGCGGCGCGGTCGACGGCACACTCACGGAGTATCGGATCTTTCCTGCGCATGCGCTGGTGCGGACACCGGCGCATCTCACCGACATCGAGGCCGCGACCTTGCCGTGCGCCGGCGTCACCGCCTGGAGCGCGGTGGTCAAGCTCGGCGGCATCAGGCCGGGCCAGACCGTGCTCACGCAGGGCACCGGCGGCGTCTCGATCGCGGCGCTGCAGATCGCGAAGATGGCGGGCGCCCGGGTGATTGCGACCTCGTCGAGCGAGGCCAAGATCGAGCGGCTGAAGGCGATGGGAGCCGATGTCGTCATGAACTACAGGACGACGACGGACTGGGGCAGGAAGGCGCGCGAAATCACCGGGCAGGGTGTCGATCTCGTCGTCGAGGTCGGCGGCGTCGGCACGCTCAATGAGTCCATCCGCGCCACCAGGATCGGCGGCACCATCGCCTTCATCGGCGTGCTGGCCGGCGCGCCGGCATCAGAGCTGCGCCTGCCGCTGATGGTGATGCAGCAGCAGCGGCTGCAGGGTGTCACGGTCGGATCGGTCGAGGATCTGCAGGCTCTGGCGAATGCGCTGGCGCTGCATCAGGTCAAGCCGGTCGTCGATCGCGTGTTTCCGTTCACCGGGGCGCGCGAGGCGTTCCACTACATGTCGAGCGGCACGCATTTCGGCAAGGTGGCGATCGCGATCGGATAA
- a CDS encoding HWE histidine kinase domain-containing protein, with protein sequence MSTAGRIGLDFAGATLPYATFFPAVVFAALLGGVPPAIFAAWLSAAVVLIGFTDRPGHEEAVNLVAFLGTSALAIWLVNLCRNALLALKRSEHARELLLGELRHRVNNQLALFQSIVRSSLSGEDRDKGEAIALRLDAVARANTLAWSDQRIMTLRMLLEAELQPYRSSGAVTVDGPDVQLGPDAIRNLALVFHELATNAVKYGALRGDGGRLEVQVAQDGGRRVVTWHELNPTPVAPPQGEGFGTRMIRASLAAIGGSIEQDYRDGGLVCRIRFEADA encoded by the coding sequence ATGTCGACCGCCGGCCGCATCGGGCTGGATTTCGCGGGCGCAACGCTGCCTTACGCGACCTTCTTCCCGGCGGTGGTCTTTGCCGCGCTGCTCGGCGGAGTTCCCCCGGCCATTTTTGCCGCCTGGCTGTCGGCCGCCGTCGTGCTGATCGGGTTCACCGATCGTCCCGGGCATGAGGAGGCCGTCAATCTCGTCGCGTTCCTGGGCACCTCGGCGCTGGCCATCTGGCTCGTGAACCTCTGCCGCAATGCGCTGCTGGCGCTGAAGCGCAGCGAGCATGCGCGCGAATTGCTGCTCGGCGAGCTCAGGCATCGCGTCAACAATCAGCTCGCCTTGTTTCAATCGATCGTCCGGTCGAGTCTGTCGGGCGAGGATCGCGACAAGGGCGAGGCGATCGCGCTGCGACTCGACGCGGTCGCGCGCGCCAATACTCTCGCCTGGTCGGATCAGCGCATCATGACCCTGCGCATGCTGCTCGAGGCCGAGCTGCAGCCCTATCGGTCATCGGGAGCGGTCACGGTGGACGGGCCCGACGTGCAGCTCGGGCCGGACGCCATCCGCAATCTCGCGCTGGTGTTTCATGAGCTCGCGACCAATGCCGTCAAATACGGCGCGCTGCGCGGCGACGGCGGCCGGCTCGAGGTGCAGGTCGCGCAAGATGGTGGCCGCCGCGTCGTGACCTGGCACGAGCTCAATCCGACCCCGGTGGCGCCGCCGCAAGGTGAGGGATTCGGCACGCGCATGATCCGTGCGAGCCTTGCGGCCATCGGCGGCAGTATCGAGCAGGATTATCGCGACGGCGGTCTCGTATGCCGCATCAGGTTCGAGGCCGATGCATGA